One Cyanobium sp. Tous-M-B4 DNA segment encodes these proteins:
- a CDS encoding ATP adenylyltransferase — protein sequence MVTTTREHLWRASRLVRAERIWQQALQLSSQAQASGSLVPLATEVLAAPQHQPFVLRRLLSTTPKHLRRGGPKPNPFLPWEQALEVERLSSGHVVLLNKYPVQAGHLLLITDSWQPQCGWLSADDWRGVSLLASDTGGLWFFNSCAASGASQPHRHLQLLPRRVGEASTPLSAAIQAQLDRGERPWPWAYRLSRRTDALGGRDLPALYLEHAEQLGLGHPHQDSQPRHPYNLLFDDNWLLTVRRTQEHCAGFSLNALAFAGYLLATERSDLELLEREGPWYLLQAVAAAPDKGL from the coding sequence TTGGTCACTACTACCAGGGAGCATCTCTGGCGCGCCTCAAGGCTGGTGCGAGCTGAGCGCATCTGGCAGCAGGCGCTGCAGTTATCCAGCCAGGCGCAGGCCAGCGGCTCCCTGGTTCCCCTAGCTACCGAGGTCCTGGCTGCCCCACAGCACCAGCCATTTGTGTTGCGGCGTTTGCTGAGCACCACCCCCAAACACCTACGCCGTGGTGGCCCTAAGCCCAATCCCTTTTTGCCCTGGGAGCAAGCTCTGGAAGTGGAACGGCTCAGCAGCGGCCATGTGGTGCTGCTCAACAAATATCCAGTGCAGGCGGGCCATCTGCTCCTGATCACGGACTCCTGGCAGCCGCAATGCGGCTGGCTTTCTGCGGACGACTGGCGCGGGGTCTCTCTCCTGGCCAGTGACACCGGTGGGCTGTGGTTCTTCAACAGTTGTGCCGCCTCTGGCGCCAGCCAGCCCCACCGGCATCTACAGCTGCTGCCCCGCCGAGTTGGAGAAGCCAGCACACCCCTGTCTGCGGCAATCCAGGCTCAGCTGGATAGGGGCGAGCGGCCCTGGCCTTGGGCCTATCGGCTGAGTCGCCGCACAGATGCCCTCGGGGGTAGGGATCTACCCGCCCTTTACCTGGAGCATGCCGAGCAGCTGGGCTTGGGCCATCCCCACCAGGACTCCCAGCCCAGGCACCCATACAACCTGCTCTTCGACGACAACTGGCTGCTTACTGTGCGGCGCACCCAGGAACATTGCGCTGGCTTCAGCCTCAATGCCCTCGCCTTTGCTGGCTATCTGCTGGCCACGGAAAGGTCCGATCTCGAGCTGCTGGAGCGAGAGGGCCCTTGGTACTTACTGCAGGCGGTTGCCGCTGCTCCCGACAAGGGCTTGTGA
- a CDS encoding sigma factor SigF codes for MLPLLGCCGSVDDGGAVSWRRHQERKLRMLQFWRDGVERQLAAMNASISTLERQMERDATSAGS; via the coding sequence ATGCTTCCCCTCCTGGGCTGCTGTGGCAGCGTTGATGACGGTGGTGCTGTTAGCTGGAGGCGTCACCAAGAGCGCAAGCTGCGCATGCTTCAGTTCTGGCGGGACGGTGTGGAACGCCAGCTGGCAGCCATGAATGCCTCGATCAGCACGCTGGAGCGACAGATGGAGCGCGATGCGACCTCGGCTGGCAGCTGA
- a CDS encoding sigma-70 family RNA polymerase sigma factor — translation MTQSIKNKSLSRRALQQRNQRVNQYRGLVTPIAVHYSRRCPEPLDDLVQVGLMGLLRAAELYQPQTATPFEAFARPHIRGAILHYLRDSASAVRLPRRQMELHDKLRQLKASWSSGHGQEPSAEDLRLALELSLEQWQELLRGQALARPLELETGYEETRLQEGCSGRSWESEFTGADGWDYQGAEVRQQLACLEPGLRHVIQKVVLSGWSYRRTAALLQVSPMTVQRRLKQGLAQMRAALLNADAFSTLSCQPRSHRAPSVAPAC, via the coding sequence ATGACCCAATCGATCAAAAACAAATCCCTCAGCCGCCGAGCCCTGCAACAACGTAATCAGAGGGTGAACCAGTACCGCGGTCTGGTGACGCCAATTGCTGTGCACTACAGCCGCCGCTGTCCCGAGCCCCTCGACGACCTGGTTCAGGTGGGTCTGATGGGCCTGCTACGAGCAGCTGAGCTCTATCAACCGCAAACAGCAACTCCTTTCGAGGCCTTTGCCAGACCCCACATCCGGGGCGCCATCCTGCATTACTTGCGCGATTCGGCATCAGCCGTGCGGTTACCGCGCCGGCAGATGGAGCTGCACGACAAGCTGCGTCAACTGAAGGCCAGCTGGAGCAGTGGCCATGGGCAGGAGCCCAGTGCCGAAGATCTGCGCCTAGCTCTGGAGCTCAGCCTTGAACAATGGCAAGAACTGCTACGTGGACAAGCGCTGGCCAGGCCTCTTGAGCTGGAGACTGGCTATGAGGAAACCAGACTTCAGGAGGGTTGTAGCGGCAGGTCCTGGGAGTCTGAATTCACCGGCGCGGATGGCTGGGACTATCAGGGAGCTGAAGTGCGTCAGCAACTGGCTTGCCTTGAGCCCGGATTACGTCATGTGATCCAGAAGGTAGTGCTCTCGGGCTGGAGCTACCGGCGCACGGCAGCGCTGCTTCAGGTGAGTCCGATGACCGTGCAGCGGAGGCTCAAGCAGGGCTTGGCACAGATGCGCGCCGCCCTGCTCAATGCAGACGCGTTTTCAACTCTCAGCTGCCAGCCGAGGTCGCATCGCGCTCCATCTGTCGCTCCAGCGTGCTGA